The Lysobacter enzymogenes genome window below encodes:
- a CDS encoding DUF484 family protein codes for MSERSGDKPAEPGAHEIAAWLRRHPRFLQQFPDLSMSLVVPREEGSAASLASYQLEVLRDKNRELSRRLHELFGNAQENERLAVRTHQLTLALMRQGNAADTLRAMAASLAEDFNGDLVRLVMLRRYDGIADGEWLQTIEDGDARLQPFRDALADGEPLCGRLQPEKHEVLYRDRAADVQSTALLPLPGVGLIAVGSRDPNRFFPGMGTLFLRMMGESLAVALRRFD; via the coding sequence ATGAGCGAACGATCCGGCGACAAGCCGGCCGAGCCCGGCGCGCACGAGATCGCCGCGTGGCTGCGCCGCCATCCGCGTTTCCTGCAGCAGTTTCCCGATCTGTCGATGAGCCTGGTGGTGCCGCGCGAGGAAGGCTCGGCCGCCTCGCTGGCCAGCTATCAGCTGGAAGTGCTGCGCGACAAGAACCGCGAACTCTCGCGCCGCCTGCACGAGCTGTTCGGCAACGCCCAGGAGAACGAACGTCTGGCCGTGCGCACCCATCAACTGACCCTGGCGCTGATGCGCCAGGGCAACGCCGCCGACACCCTGCGCGCGATGGCCGCGAGCCTGGCCGAGGATTTCAACGGCGACTTGGTCCGGCTGGTCATGCTGCGCCGCTACGACGGCATCGCCGACGGCGAATGGCTGCAGACCATCGAGGACGGCGACGCGCGCCTGCAACCGTTCCGCGACGCGCTCGCCGACGGCGAACCGCTGTGCGGCCGCCTGCAGCCGGAAAAGCACGAAGTGCTGTACCGCGACCGCGCCGCCGACGTGCAGTCCACCGCGCTGCTGCCGCTGCCGGGCGTGGGCCTGATCGCGGTCGGCAGCCGCGACCCCAACCGCTTCTTCCCCGGCATGGGCACCTTGTTCCTGCGCATGATGGGCGAGTCGCTGGCGGTGGCGCTGCGTCGCTTCGATTGA
- the dapF gene encoding diaminopimelate epimerase yields MAEAAAASAPLRFSKMHGAGNDFVVLDLRGGVAPPDPDLCRRLADRHIGVGCDQILTIEAPLSAGAVASYRIWNSDGSASQQCGNGARCIAAWLVRDGAAAADGGFAVDSPTGRHAVTPLGAGAFRIDMGRPEFDPERIPLRGYSGRQDQYVLDVHDTVIGFGAVSMGNPHAVIEVDDVDAAPVETIGPMLQSSHEFPESANVGFAQVLAPDRIRLRVYERGVGETLACGSGACAAAAVLMQRGRIQREVAVQLPGGELRIAWPDPDAPLSMSGPTAFVFEGEWNR; encoded by the coding sequence ATGGCTGAGGCCGCCGCCGCGAGCGCGCCGCTGCGTTTCAGCAAGATGCACGGCGCCGGCAACGACTTCGTCGTGCTCGACCTGCGCGGCGGCGTCGCGCCGCCGGATCCGGACCTGTGCCGGCGCCTGGCCGACCGCCACATCGGCGTCGGCTGCGATCAGATCCTCACCATCGAAGCGCCGCTCAGCGCCGGCGCGGTGGCGTCGTACCGGATCTGGAATTCCGACGGCTCGGCCTCGCAGCAATGCGGCAACGGCGCGCGCTGCATCGCTGCCTGGCTGGTGCGCGACGGCGCCGCGGCGGCCGACGGCGGCTTCGCCGTCGACAGCCCGACCGGCCGCCACGCGGTCACGCCGCTCGGCGCGGGCGCGTTCCGCATCGACATGGGCCGGCCCGAGTTCGACCCCGAACGCATTCCGCTGCGCGGCTATTCCGGCCGCCAGGACCAGTACGTGCTCGACGTGCACGACACCGTGATCGGCTTCGGCGCGGTGTCGATGGGCAACCCGCACGCGGTCATCGAAGTCGACGACGTCGACGCCGCGCCGGTCGAGACCATCGGCCCGATGCTGCAGTCCAGCCACGAATTTCCCGAGTCGGCCAACGTCGGCTTCGCCCAGGTGCTGGCGCCCGACCGCATCCGCCTGCGCGTGTACGAGCGCGGCGTCGGCGAAACCCTGGCCTGCGGCTCCGGCGCCTGCGCCGCCGCGGCGGTGCTGATGCAGCGCGGCCGCATCCAGCGCGAAGTCGCCGTGCAACTGCCCGGCGGCGAACTGCGCATCGCCTGGCCCGACCCCGACGCGCCGCTGTCGATGTCCGGGCCGACCGCATTCGTGTTCGAAGGAGAGTGGAACCGATGA
- the lptM gene encoding LPS translocon maturation chaperone LptM, with the protein MNARLASFLIPTALTLALAACGNKGPLVLPTAPPPPEPPKAKPGEVPVTISTVNAPPVATDPKKKASAVPSLDKMLTPPTDGQPAQNADPAQQDPAKQDPAKQDPNKKKSDKSDSSDGADQPAEPVPASGQGDG; encoded by the coding sequence ATGAATGCACGCCTCGCCTCGTTCCTGATCCCGACCGCGTTGACCCTGGCCCTGGCCGCCTGCGGCAACAAGGGCCCGCTGGTCCTGCCGACCGCGCCGCCGCCGCCCGAGCCGCCGAAGGCCAAGCCCGGCGAGGTGCCGGTGACCATCTCCACCGTCAACGCGCCGCCGGTGGCGACCGATCCGAAAAAGAAAGCCTCGGCGGTGCCGTCGCTGGACAAGATGCTGACGCCGCCGACCGATGGACAGCCGGCGCAGAACGCCGATCCGGCCCAGCAGGATCCCGCCAAGCAGGACCCGGCCAAGCAAGATCCCAACAAGAAGAAATCGGACAAGAGCGACTCGTCCGACGGCGCGGACCAGCCGGCCGAGCCGGTGCCCGCCAGCGGCCAAGGCGATGGCTGA
- a CDS encoding YbaN family protein: MSASPPPEDSTVHAPAPPAATEAEPTPPARPVRLRWAWWLLAYASLALGIVGIVVPGLPTVPFVLLSAFAASRGSQRLHAWLLAHRQFGPMIRDWQAHGAVSRRAKRLAVSMMALCAAIMFLTSPKWWMAASGTAIMCVVAIWLWRRPEPPG, translated from the coding sequence ATGTCCGCATCCCCACCGCCCGAGGACAGCACGGTTCACGCACCGGCGCCGCCCGCCGCGACCGAGGCCGAGCCGACTCCGCCCGCGCGGCCCGTCCGCCTGCGCTGGGCCTGGTGGCTGCTGGCCTACGCCAGCCTGGCCCTGGGCATCGTCGGCATCGTCGTGCCCGGGCTGCCGACCGTGCCGTTCGTGCTGCTGTCGGCCTTCGCCGCCTCGCGCGGCTCGCAGCGGCTGCATGCGTGGCTGCTGGCGCATCGCCAGTTCGGCCCGATGATCCGCGACTGGCAGGCGCACGGCGCGGTCAGCCGCCGCGCCAAGCGCCTGGCGGTGTCGATGATGGCGCTGTGCGCGGCGATCATGTTCCTGACTTCGCCGAAGTGGTGGATGGCCGCGAGCGGCACCGCGATCATGTGCGTCGTCGCGATCTGGCTGTGGCGCCGGCCCGAGCCGCCGGGCTGA
- a CDS encoding S9 family peptidase, with protein MKTTFFTLAATLLMTTTLNATAAGLPAPPEAAKKPHTVKAPHGAQRQDEYYWLRDDKRKNPEMLAYLNAENAYVDAAMKPLKPLEDTLYGEIVGRIKQDDSSVPYRERGYWYYTRFETGQDYPIHARRKGDMDAAEQVMLDVNVMAKGKDYFSVGAMEVSQDNRILAWADDAVGRRQYTIRFKNLDTGEIYPDVVEGASTDIVWADDNQTLFYIENDPETLLTVRVKKHVLGTPAASDALVYEEKDDSFYMGLGRTRDDAYLCIDVHSTVSSEMRCAPAADPKEFAVLAPRERDVEYHADRLDGRWVIRTNAPGADGKPAPNFKLVTAPDGARSRKEWKDWIAHRDDVFIEGFELFDGFTVVSERADALERLRLIKKDGKDEFVKADEPAFSMGLSINSEHDTPWLRYSYTSLTTPATTYELNTVTGERKLLKRQPVIGYDPEKYVTERFWATARDGVKIPVSLVYKKGFEKNGKAALLQYAYGSYGMSMDPSFSGTNVSLLDRGMVYAIAHIRGGQEMGRQWYDNGKLFKKQNTFNDFVDVTDALVKAGYAAPDRVAAYGGSAGGLLMGAITNMAADKYRVILSQVPFVDVVTTMLDASIPLTTNEYDEWGNPEKKDYYEYMLSYSPYDNLKKQAYPAMFVGTGLWDSQVQYWEPAKYVARLRTLDTGKFPVLFRTNMDAGHGGKSGRFRRYREQSEMFAFMIDQLQVSHEVAAK; from the coding sequence ATGAAAACCACTTTCTTCACCTTAGCGGCCACGCTTCTGATGACCACCACCCTCAACGCCACCGCCGCCGGCCTGCCCGCGCCGCCCGAAGCGGCCAAGAAGCCGCACACCGTCAAGGCGCCGCACGGCGCGCAGCGCCAGGACGAGTACTACTGGCTGCGCGACGACAAGCGCAAGAATCCCGAGATGCTGGCGTATCTCAACGCCGAGAACGCCTACGTCGACGCGGCGATGAAGCCGCTCAAGCCGCTGGAGGACACGCTCTACGGCGAAATCGTCGGCCGCATCAAGCAAGACGACAGCTCGGTGCCGTACCGCGAGCGCGGCTACTGGTACTACACCCGCTTCGAAACCGGCCAGGACTACCCGATCCACGCCCGCCGCAAGGGCGACATGGACGCCGCCGAGCAGGTCATGCTCGACGTCAACGTCATGGCCAAGGGCAAGGACTACTTCAGCGTCGGCGCGATGGAAGTCAGCCAGGACAACCGCATCCTGGCCTGGGCCGACGACGCGGTCGGCCGCCGCCAGTACACGATCCGCTTCAAGAACCTCGACACCGGCGAGATCTATCCCGACGTCGTCGAGGGCGCGTCGACCGACATCGTCTGGGCCGACGACAACCAGACCCTGTTCTACATCGAGAACGATCCGGAAACGCTGCTGACGGTGCGGGTCAAGAAGCACGTGCTCGGCACCCCGGCGGCCAGCGACGCGCTGGTCTACGAGGAGAAGGACGACAGCTTCTACATGGGCCTGGGCCGCACCCGCGACGACGCCTACCTGTGCATCGACGTGCACAGCACCGTGTCCAGCGAAATGCGCTGCGCGCCGGCCGCCGATCCCAAGGAATTCGCGGTGCTGGCGCCGCGCGAGCGCGACGTGGAATACCACGCCGACCGCCTCGACGGCCGCTGGGTGATCCGCACCAACGCGCCCGGCGCCGACGGCAAGCCGGCGCCGAACTTCAAGCTCGTCACCGCGCCCGACGGCGCGCGTTCGCGCAAGGAATGGAAGGACTGGATCGCCCACCGCGACGACGTCTTCATCGAGGGCTTCGAACTGTTCGACGGCTTCACCGTCGTGTCCGAACGCGCCGACGCGCTCGAGCGCCTGCGCCTGATCAAGAAGGACGGCAAGGACGAATTCGTCAAGGCCGACGAGCCGGCGTTCTCGATGGGCCTGTCGATCAATTCCGAACACGACACGCCGTGGCTGCGCTACAGCTACACCTCGCTGACCACGCCGGCGACCACCTACGAGCTCAACACCGTCACCGGCGAGCGCAAGCTGCTCAAGCGCCAGCCGGTGATCGGCTACGACCCGGAGAAGTACGTCACCGAGCGCTTCTGGGCGACCGCGCGCGACGGCGTCAAGATTCCGGTGTCGCTGGTCTACAAGAAGGGCTTCGAGAAGAACGGCAAGGCGGCGCTGCTGCAATACGCCTACGGCAGCTACGGCATGTCGATGGATCCGAGCTTCTCCGGCACCAACGTCAGCCTGCTCGACCGCGGCATGGTCTACGCCATCGCGCACATCCGCGGCGGCCAGGAAATGGGCCGGCAGTGGTACGACAACGGCAAGCTGTTCAAGAAGCAGAACACCTTCAACGACTTCGTCGACGTGACCGATGCGCTGGTCAAGGCCGGCTACGCCGCGCCGGACCGCGTCGCCGCGTACGGCGGCAGCGCCGGCGGCCTGCTGATGGGCGCGATCACCAACATGGCCGCGGACAAGTACCGGGTGATCCTGTCGCAGGTGCCGTTCGTGGACGTGGTGACGACGATGCTCGACGCCAGCATTCCGCTGACCACCAACGAGTACGACGAGTGGGGCAATCCGGAGAAGAAGGATTACTACGAGTACATGCTGTCGTACTCGCCGTACGACAACCTGAAGAAGCAGGCCTATCCGGCGATGTTCGTCGGCACCGGCCTGTGGGATTCGCAGGTGCAGTACTGGGAGCCGGCCAAGTACGTCGCGCGCCTGCGCACGCTCGACACCGGCAAGTTCCCGGTGCTGTTCCGCACCAACATGGACGCCGGCCACGGCGGCAAGTCGGGGCGTTTCCGCCGCTATCGCGAGCAGTCGGAGATGTTCGCGTTCATGATCGACCAGTTGCAGGTGAGCCACGAGGTCGCGGCGAAGTAA
- a CDS encoding prolyl oligopeptidase family serine peptidase, with the protein MSQTRQSLLLAAGLAIAASAGVASAQENKVTDDPYAWLEDVDGKRALDWVKQRNAKTEAELAATPQFKQLESSILAILDSDAKIPGVEKIGGYYYNFWKDAQHQRGLWRRTTLEEYRKAKPAWETVIDLDALNREENEQWVWHGAECLKPDYQRCLIALSRGGSDADVTREFDLGSKTWIKDGFFRPEAKGSLSWIDKDHVYVATDFGKDTMTTSGYARTVRLWTRGTPMAQATPVYEGKDTDMSVAAYRDPTPGFERDFVSRALAFYNEELYLRGKDGKLSKIDLPNSASKFVHREWLMAELRDPYEAGGKQYAAGSLIAIGFDDFMAGKRDFVTLFAPTATTSLASAIWTRNHLVLNVLDDVKYKLSVLAPGKGEWKRSDFVGAPAFGTVSVAPVDTDDSDAVWLSASDYLTPTTLALAQIGRKPETLKTNPSFFDASKDTIEQHFATSKDGTRVPYFVVRPKDLKFDGKAPTLLYGYGGFEISLTPNYSGGIGKGWLEKGGVYAVANIRGGGEYGPRWHQAALKANRHKAYEDFAAVGQDLIARKITSTPHLGAQGGSNGGLLTGNMLTQYPDLFGAIVVQVPLLDMKRYNHLLAGASWMAEYGNPDTADWSFIQTFSPYHLFDAKREYPPVIFMTSTKDDRVHPGHARKMAAKMLDAGKSNVRYYENIEGGHGGAANNAQAAHMNALAYTFLWEQLAK; encoded by the coding sequence AGCGCAACGCCAAGACCGAGGCCGAACTGGCCGCCACCCCGCAGTTCAAGCAGCTCGAATCGAGCATCCTCGCCATCCTCGACTCCGACGCCAAGATCCCCGGCGTGGAGAAGATCGGCGGGTACTACTACAACTTCTGGAAGGACGCGCAGCACCAGCGCGGCCTGTGGCGCCGCACCACGCTCGAGGAATACCGCAAGGCCAAGCCGGCCTGGGAAACCGTGATCGATCTTGACGCGCTGAACCGCGAGGAGAACGAGCAGTGGGTCTGGCACGGCGCCGAATGCCTCAAGCCCGACTACCAGCGCTGCCTGATCGCGCTGTCGCGCGGCGGCTCCGACGCCGACGTGACCCGCGAGTTCGACCTGGGCTCCAAGACCTGGATCAAGGACGGCTTCTTCCGTCCCGAGGCCAAGGGCAGCCTGAGCTGGATCGACAAGGACCACGTCTACGTCGCCACCGATTTCGGCAAGGACACGATGACGACCTCGGGCTACGCCCGCACCGTGCGCCTGTGGACGCGCGGCACGCCGATGGCGCAGGCCACGCCGGTGTACGAGGGCAAGGACACCGACATGTCGGTGGCCGCCTACCGCGACCCGACCCCGGGCTTCGAACGCGACTTCGTCAGCCGCGCGCTGGCGTTCTACAACGAAGAACTGTACCTGCGCGGCAAGGACGGCAAGCTCAGCAAGATCGATCTGCCGAACTCGGCCAGCAAGTTCGTCCACCGCGAATGGCTGATGGCCGAACTGCGCGATCCTTACGAAGCCGGCGGCAAGCAGTACGCGGCCGGCAGCCTGATCGCGATCGGCTTCGACGATTTCATGGCCGGCAAGCGCGACTTCGTGACCTTGTTCGCGCCGACCGCGACCACCTCGCTGGCGAGCGCGATCTGGACCCGCAACCATCTCGTGCTGAACGTGCTCGACGACGTCAAGTACAAGCTCAGCGTGCTGGCGCCGGGCAAGGGCGAGTGGAAGCGCAGCGACTTCGTCGGCGCGCCGGCGTTCGGCACCGTCTCGGTCGCCCCGGTGGATACCGACGACAGCGATGCGGTGTGGCTGTCGGCGTCGGACTACCTGACCCCGACCACGCTGGCGCTGGCGCAGATCGGCCGCAAGCCCGAAACCCTGAAGACCAACCCGAGCTTCTTCGACGCGTCCAAGGACACGATCGAGCAGCACTTCGCGACCAGCAAGGACGGCACCCGCGTGCCGTATTTCGTGGTCCGGCCGAAGGACCTCAAGTTCGACGGCAAGGCGCCGACCCTGCTGTACGGCTACGGCGGTTTCGAAATCTCGCTGACCCCGAATTATTCCGGCGGCATCGGCAAGGGCTGGCTGGAGAAGGGCGGCGTGTACGCGGTCGCCAACATCCGCGGCGGCGGCGAGTACGGCCCGCGCTGGCACCAGGCCGCGCTCAAGGCCAACCGGCACAAGGCGTATGAGGACTTCGCCGCGGTCGGCCAGGACCTGATCGCGCGCAAGATCACCTCGACCCCGCACCTGGGCGCGCAGGGCGGCAGCAACGGCGGCCTGCTGACCGGCAACATGCTGACCCAGTACCCCGACCTGTTCGGCGCGATCGTGGTGCAGGTGCCGCTGCTCGACATGAAGCGCTACAACCATCTGCTCGCCGGCGCCTCGTGGATGGCCGAGTACGGCAATCCGGACACCGCCGACTGGTCGTTCATCCAGACCTTCTCGCCGTACCACCTGTTCGACGCCAAGCGCGAGTATCCGCCGGTGATCTTCATGACCTCGACCAAGGACGACCGCGTCCATCCGGGCCATGCGCGCAAGATGGCGGCGAAGATGCTCGATGCCGGCAAGAGCAACGTGCGCTACTACGAGAACATCGAAGGCGGCCACGGCGGCGCGGCCAACAACGCCCAGGCCGCGCACATGAACGCGCTGGCCTACACCTTCCTGTGGGAACAGCTGGCCAAGTGA